In Tessaracoccus sp. MC1865, the DNA window AGGAGACGGAGGTGCCCACCCGCACCAAGGAGGCCGTGCTCATCCTGGGCTCCGGCCCCAACCGCATCGGCCAGGGCATCGAGTTCGACTACTCCTGCGTGCACGCCACCATGGCGCTGCGCGAGGCCGGGTACGAGACCGTGATGGTCAACTGCAATCCCGAGACCGTCTCCACCGACTACGACACCTCGGACCGGCTCTACTTCGAGCCGCTCACCGCGGAGGACGTGCTCGAGATCTACCACGCCGAGCTGCAGGCCGGCCCCGTCGCCGGCGTCATCTGCCAGCTGGGCGGCCAGACGCCGCTGAAGCTCGCCCAGATCCTCAAGGACGCGGGCGTGCCCATCGTCGGTACCTCGCCGGAGGCCATCAACCTGGCCGAGGAGCGCGGCGCCTTCGGGCGGGTGCTCGCCCGCGCCGGCCTCCCCGCGCCGAAGCACGGCATGGCCGTCACCGCGGATGAGGCCAAGGCCATCGCCGCGGAGATCGGCTACCCGGTGCTCGTGCGCCCCAGCTACGTGCTGGGTGGGCGCGGCATGCAGATCGTCTACAACGACGAGGCCCTCGAGACCTACATCGCCAAGGCCACGGAGGTGAGCGAGGACCAGCCGGTGCTCGTCGACCGCTTCCTGGACGACGCCGTGGAGATCGACGTCGACGCACTGTACGACGGCAACGAGCTGTACATCGGCGGCGTCATGGAGCACATCGAGGAGGCCGGCATCCACTCCGGCGACTCCGCGTGCGCACTGCCACCCATCACCCTGGGCGACGCCGTCATCGAGGAGATCCGCACCTCCACGCTGGCCATCGCGCAGGGCGTGGGCGTGCTCGGCCTGCTCAACATCCAGTACGCCGTGCACAGCGACACGCTCTACGTGCTCGAGGCCAACCCGCGCGCCTCCCGCACGGTGCCGTTCGTGTCCAAGGCCACGAACACCTCACTGGCCAAGGCCGCGGCGCTGATCATGATGGGCCGCAGCATCGCAGACCTGCGCGCCAGCGGCATGCTGCGCGCCGAGGGCGACGGCTCGACGCCGCGTCCGAACGCGCCGGTCGCGGTCAAGGAGGCCGTGATGCCGTTCAACCGGTTCCGCACCACCGCCGGTGCCTTCGTCGACACGCTGCTCGGGCCGGAGATGCGCTCCACCGGCGAGGTGATGGGCCTGTCGGACAACTTCGGCACCGCCTTCGCCAAGTCGCAGGACGCCGGCGGCGGCCCGCTGCCCACCGGGGGCACGCTGTTCGTCTCCATCGCGGATCGTGACAAGCGCCACGCCATCTGGCCCATCAAGCGCCTCGTCGACCTGGGCTTCCGCGTCCTCGCCACGGCCGGCACCGCCTCGGTGCTGCGCCGCAACGGCGTGGCCGCCGAAGTGGTGCTCAAGCTCTCCGAGTTGAAGGAGGGCGAGGAGTCCAAGTCCATCGTCGAGATGATCAAGTCCGGCGAGATCGACCTGATCTTCAACACGCCGGAGGGCTCCGCGTCGGGCGCCAGCACCCGCGAGGACGGCTACCTCATCCGCACCGCCGCAGTGCTGGCCGACGTGCCGTCGATCACGACGGTGCCCGGCCTGGCCGCGGCCACGCAGGGGATCGAGGCGCTCCAGCGCGGCGAGGTGGGCGTGAGGTCGCTGCAGGAATGGGCGCAGGCCTGATGGTCGGCCTCGTCACCCGCGGGCTCCGGGCGGGATACCACGGCCTCCGGGCCGGCCTGTTCCGCTCCGCCGGGGGAGATCCCGAGCGGGTGCACGAGGCCATGATCGACGTGTTGGCCAAGGTCCCGGGCGGTGCCCGGGGCCGCGTGTCGGACCCGGTGACGGTGGCGGGCATCCGCTTCCCCAACCGGGTGGGTCTGGCCGCCGGCCTCGACAAGGACGGGGTCGCGGCCCAGGCCTGGGCACGTTTCGGTTTCGGCTTCGCCGAACTCGGCACGGTCACCGCGCTGGCGCAGCCGGGCAATCCCAAGCCCCGGGTGTTCCGCGCCGTCCGGTCCGAGGGCATCGTCAACCGCATGGGCTTCAACAACAGGGGAGCGGCCGCCCTCGCCACCACCCTGCGCGCGAAGGGCATCGCACGGGGCAACTGCGCAGTCGGCATCCCGCTGGGCATCTCCATCGGCAAGTCCAAGGTGACACCCCTGGAGGACGCGACGGCGGACTACCTCACGTCGCTGCGACTGCTCGCGCCCTTCGCCGACTATGTCGCCGTCAACGTCTCCAGCCCCAACACGCCCGGCCTGCGCAGCCTGCAGGCCGCGCACCAGCTGGCAGAACTGCTGGGTGCGCTCACAGCCGAGGCTGCGAGTCTCAACCGCCACCGGCCCGTGCCGGTGTTCGTGAAGCTGGCCCCAGATCTCGAGGGCGCAGATCTGGCGGAGACCCTCGCGGTGCTCAACCATTCGGCGGTGTCCGGCGTCATCGCCACCAACACCACGCTGTCGCGCCACGGGCTCACCCCTCCGGACCAGCATCTGGCCCGCGAGACGGGTGGGCTGAGCGGCCGGCCGTTGACCGTGAGGGCACTGGCATTCGTCGAGCACCTGGCGGCGTCCACGCACCTGCCCCTGATGGGGGTGGGCGGCATCATGAGCCCCGCTGACGGCAGTCGGATGTTCGACGCGGGCGCGGCGCTGCTACAGCTCTATACCGGATTCATCTACGAGGGCCCTGCGCTGGTGCGCGGGATCCAGGAATACAGGAAGGCGTCATGACCTACGCCGAGAAACTGACCGCCGCCACAGCTTCGCGTGGTCGCCTGTGCGTCGGCATCGACCCGATGCCGTCCGTGCTAGCGGCCTGGGGCCTGCCCCACAGCGTCGACGGGCTCGAGCGCTGCGCCCGGGGCATCGTCGAGGGGATCGGCGACATCGTGGCCGTCTTCAAGCCGCAGTCCGCCTTCTTCGAGGCCTTCGGTTCCAGGGGCGTCGCCGTCCTGGAGCGGGTCCTTGAGGACATCCGGCAGGCCGGTGCGCTCAGCATCCTCGACGTGAAACGCGGTGACATCGGGTCCTCGATGGACGGTTACGCCACCGCGTTCCTGGGCGACGACGCACCCACCCGCGCAGACGCCATCACGCTGTCGCCGTACCTCGGGGTCGGCTCGCTGCAGCCGGCGATCGACGCGGCGGTGGCCGGTGGACAGGGCCTCTACGTGCTGGCCCGCACGTCCAACCCTGAGGGTGCGTCGGTGCAGCTGGCCACCACCGGGGGCGTCACCGTCGCCCAACACGTCGTGGATACCATCGCGGCGCTCAACCCCTCCGCGGATCACGCTGTGGGGCTCGTGGTGGGCGGCACGCACGGCGACTCCGGGTGTGATCTGAGCGACTTCAACGCGTCCATCCTCGTGCCGGGTCTCGGCGCCCAAGGCGGTACCGTCGCGGGAATAGCGGAATTGTTCGGGCAAAGCCTGAAGCACGTGTTGCCCACCACGAGCCGGGCAGTGATCGGTTCGGGGCACGACAAGCTACGGGAGAAGACCACCACGCTGCAGTCGGAGATTGCGTCCCTGCTCACCTAATGCTGGCAAAAACCACCCTTAAGGCTGAACTTTTGGGCCCAGAGGCGGTATCTTTTGGGGAGCACCTGTTCACCGTTGCCGGTGCTGTCTATGAAGGATTGAAGGGAACTCCGATGGCAATTCCTCAGTTGAGCAGCGCGCAGCTTGAAGCGGCCAGGGCGGCTGCCACAGAGGCACGCCGAGCCCGCGCGAACCTCAAGGAGCAGGTCAAGAACGGCGACCTCTCCTTCACCGATGCACTGAACAAGGCGGTCGACGACGAGACGCTGTCGCGGATCAAGGTGGTGGATCTGTTGCGCTCCATGCCACGCGTGGGCGTGACCCGGGCCGGCGAGATCATGGAGAACCTCCAGATCGCCCCCAACCGTCGCATCCGTGGGCTGGGCCGCCACCAGGTGGTCCGCCTCACTGAACTCTTCAAGTGAGGCGGCGGTAAGCTCGGGCGGGTGACTTCTTCTCCCGTGTGGGTGATCTCCGGCCCGAGCGCCGTTGGCAAGGGCACCGTCTGTGCAAAGCTGCGGTCGCTCCACCCAGAACCTTTCTATTCCGTGTCCATGACCACCCGCGCAGCGCGTCCCGGTGAGGTGGAGGGCAAGAGCTATCACTTCGTCAGCATCGACGAGTTCAGGGACCTGATCGCGCAGGGGGAGCTGCTGGAATGGGCCGAGGTCCACGGCAACTACTACGGGACCCCCCGTCAGCCCGTGCTCGCCTCCGTCGCGGCCGGGCGCCCCGTGATCCTGGAGATCGACCTGCAGGGTGCGCGTCAGGTGAAGCAGAACCTGCCGGAAGCCCGGCTGATCTTCCTCAGCCCTCCGTCGTGGGAGGAGCTGGTGAGCCGGCTC includes these proteins:
- the carB gene encoding carbamoyl-phosphate synthase large subunit, whose amino-acid sequence is MPRRTDISSILVIGSGPIVIGQACEFDYSGTQACRVLREEGYRVVLVNSNPATIMTDPDFADATYVEPITPEFVERVIAKERPDAVLATLGGQTALNAAVALHDNGVLEKYGVELIGASIDAIQRGEDREQFKKICLDLDIPGGPPEVAKSHICHTMAEVVAAAENLGYPVVVRPSFTMGGVGSGFAHDEAELRNIAGAGLAASPSTEVLIEESILGWKEYELEVMRDKADNVVIICSIENFDPMGVHTGDSITVAPAMTLTDREFQRMRDVAIGVIRAVGVDTGGCNIQFAVNPDDGRMIVIEMNPRVSRSSALASKATGFPIAKIAAKVAVGYTLDEIPNDITKVTPASFEPTLDYVIVKIPRFAFEKFPAADPFLTTHMKSVGEAMGIGRNFTEALGKALRSMEDPKAPFEFNMPIDESVEELLETASRPFDGRLQVVMKALRAGASVEQVFEATKIDPWFLDQLEILLDVARQVRDRDQLTPELLRKAKRHGLSDAQIAKLRNLTTDVVRGVRHALGIRPVYKAVDTCAAEFEASTPYLYSTYDQETEVPTRTKEAVLILGSGPNRIGQGIEFDYSCVHATMALREAGYETVMVNCNPETVSTDYDTSDRLYFEPLTAEDVLEIYHAELQAGPVAGVICQLGGQTPLKLAQILKDAGVPIVGTSPEAINLAEERGAFGRVLARAGLPAPKHGMAVTADEAKAIAAEIGYPVLVRPSYVLGGRGMQIVYNDEALETYIAKATEVSEDQPVLVDRFLDDAVEIDVDALYDGNELYIGGVMEHIEEAGIHSGDSACALPPITLGDAVIEEIRTSTLAIAQGVGVLGLLNIQYAVHSDTLYVLEANPRASRTVPFVSKATNTSLAKAAALIMMGRSIADLRASGMLRAEGDGSTPRPNAPVAVKEAVMPFNRFRTTAGAFVDTLLGPEMRSTGEVMGLSDNFGTAFAKSQDAGGGPLPTGGTLFVSIADRDKRHAIWPIKRLVDLGFRVLATAGTASVLRRNGVAAEVVLKLSELKEGEESKSIVEMIKSGEIDLIFNTPEGSASGASTREDGYLIRTAAVLADVPSITTVPGLAAATQGIEALQRGEVGVRSLQEWAQA
- a CDS encoding quinone-dependent dihydroorotate dehydrogenase, whose protein sequence is MGAGLMVGLVTRGLRAGYHGLRAGLFRSAGGDPERVHEAMIDVLAKVPGGARGRVSDPVTVAGIRFPNRVGLAAGLDKDGVAAQAWARFGFGFAELGTVTALAQPGNPKPRVFRAVRSEGIVNRMGFNNRGAAALATTLRAKGIARGNCAVGIPLGISIGKSKVTPLEDATADYLTSLRLLAPFADYVAVNVSSPNTPGLRSLQAAHQLAELLGALTAEAASLNRHRPVPVFVKLAPDLEGADLAETLAVLNHSAVSGVIATNTTLSRHGLTPPDQHLARETGGLSGRPLTVRALAFVEHLAASTHLPLMGVGGIMSPADGSRMFDAGAALLQLYTGFIYEGPALVRGIQEYRKAS
- the pyrF gene encoding orotidine-5'-phosphate decarboxylase, translated to MTYAEKLTAATASRGRLCVGIDPMPSVLAAWGLPHSVDGLERCARGIVEGIGDIVAVFKPQSAFFEAFGSRGVAVLERVLEDIRQAGALSILDVKRGDIGSSMDGYATAFLGDDAPTRADAITLSPYLGVGSLQPAIDAAVAGGQGLYVLARTSNPEGASVQLATTGGVTVAQHVVDTIAALNPSADHAVGLVVGGTHGDSGCDLSDFNASILVPGLGAQGGTVAGIAELFGQSLKHVLPTTSRAVIGSGHDKLREKTTTLQSEIASLLT
- the mihF gene encoding integration host factor, actinobacterial type; this encodes MAIPQLSSAQLEAARAAATEARRARANLKEQVKNGDLSFTDALNKAVDDETLSRIKVVDLLRSMPRVGVTRAGEIMENLQIAPNRRIRGLGRHQVVRLTELFK
- the gmk gene encoding guanylate kinase, translated to MISGPSAVGKGTVCAKLRSLHPEPFYSVSMTTRAARPGEVEGKSYHFVSIDEFRDLIAQGELLEWAEVHGNYYGTPRQPVLASVAAGRPVILEIDLQGARQVKQNLPEARLIFLSPPSWEELVSRLRGRGTENEETMARRLDTAKIELAQVDEADHVIVNVTLDETVAALVSLMSL